GGGGGGTAACCCCCGTGCGGGTTCGAGTCCCGCCTCGGCTACTTTGTTGTGGTGCTTTACAGGTTTGGAACTGCCGACGATTCTTTTGGCAGACTCGTGCTGCTTGTGTCTCTTATGCTTGCGTTTTTATCCAGGATCAGTTGTTGTTTACTTCCGCTCTTTCTTCTTCATGTGTCGGCGACAGTCGCCAATGAAGGTTCGGAAAGACCGAATGTCATTTGTATCTTGAGCGACGATCAGGGCTGGGCTGATATTGGGTACAACAACCCTAAGGTTTACAGCCCACATCTCGACAGCTTGGCGAGTGGGGGCGTGACCTTCACCAAGCACTACGTGACACCACAGTGTACGCCGACTCGGGTTGCACTGATGACGGGGCGTTATCCTAGCCGCTTTGGACGTCCCGCACTTGAGGCGAACAACGAGCCCGCTTTTCCTAAGGGGACTCCAACGCTCGCCACGATGTTTCAGCAAGCAGGTTATCGCACCTATCTCGCTGGGAAGTGGCATCTTGGTTCGTACGCTGCTCACGGACCAAATCATTTCGGGTTCGAGAGTAGCTATGGCTCTCTCACCGGGGCTGTGGGGATGTACGATCACCGTTATCGGGCGGGCAAGTTTGGAGAGACGTGGCACCGTGATCACCAGTTGATCGAGGGTGCAGAGAATGGTGTGCATGCCACCGATCTCGTAACCGACGAGGCCATTCGTGTTATCGGTCTCGACGAGGAGGAGCCTTTTTTTCTTTACTTGCCTTTTCACTCTGTCCATACACCGCTTGATGAACGGGGAAAATTCGTCGATCGACCAACGCAGCTTGATCCGGAGAATCCCGAGCGCTGGCTTGATGAGGAAGAGATTCCCTGGTTCAATGATCCCGCCGGGAAGATTCAAAGCGAGCCTGATCCCGAGAAGCGATTGTTATTGGCGGCAGTGCATCATCTCGATGATTCGATTGGTCGGATCGTCGCCGCTTTAGAGAAAACAGGTAAGCGAGAGGACACGCTTATCTTGTTCTCTTCCGACAATGGCCCGCAAGGATCTTGGGGAGGTAATGCCTACCCTGACGATCTGAAGCTCACGGATTTCAACCAGCCATTGCCGTTCCGCGGAAAAAAGGTCGACGTTTGGGAGGGAGGGATTCACGTTCCCGCTTTTGCCAATTGGCGTGGACGTGTTCAGCCCCGCGAAGTCGCGGACGCTGTGCATATTGTCGATTGGTTTCCCACCCTATGCGGGCTGCTCGGTTCCGAGCCTCCGACGGAGATTGAATGGGACGGAGTCAACATTCTGTCGGCCATCTTGGCCGGAGAACCTACTCCGTCACGCGATTTCTACTGGGTTTGGGGGCGGCGAACCAATCGTTGGGCGTTACGCTTTGGTGATTGGAAGATTGTGAAGTATGGGAAAAGTGCCCCTGCGTCGGAGAGCGACTGGCAGCTCTTCCATCTTGAGAACGATCCTAAGGAATCGAATGATGTGTCCAAGGGTCATCCTGAGATCGTGAAGTCACTTCATGCGAGGTTTCTCAAGCATCGCATGAAGGACTCTGAGTAGGGTTTCGGTAACCGGCGCGAATTCAGGTTCCCGAACGTTTACTCCTAGTGGCGGTTAACCCCACTATAACTGAGCAAAGTAGCAAGAGTGCATTCGGCTCAGGAATCGCGAGCGGCGCGACTTGCCGCAGCACGAAAGTTGCTTTGCCGTCCAGGACACCATCAAGAGCGTCGTCGATGGAGAGGCCAAGCCAGTAAAAGGCAGTCGCTCCGTCGAGGTGGGCACCCTCGCTGTAACCCAGGACGTTTGGGTCCATGATGTCGTCTGAGATGGGCATTCCTGTGAAGAGGCCTGTCTCCTCATCGGGCGGGGGAGTTGTGAGGAACATCAGTCCGTCGCCAGGTCCCGAGGGGATGAATTCCCCCATGGGACCGTAGGTGCCCAATTCCATCTCAAAGGTGTCCCAATCCTCACCGCTGAAGTTCTTGACGAGCTTGTCGAGGGCGAACAGTGCCGATCCGCCCGGCGAGGCCATCGTGACTTCGATTTCGAGCTCAAATTCGGGGCCGGTGAAGACTTCCTCTTCGAGCAGGAGCGTTGGCAACCCGTGGTGAGCAAACCCTTCAAAGCTTTCCACCGTCACCGCCCAGGGACCCTCGACACCTACCAATGCGATGCTTTCAACCGCATGCGATGGGGCAGAAACAAAGGCTGGGTCGTAAACCGGGTCCGTATCCACGGCAGTCCAACCGCTGTGCTGAGCAACTGCCAAGATGTCGATAGCGCTCATCGACTTGCGGACTGCCGGCTCGACAAATGGTGAGAAAAGGGGATCGCCTGTCAGGCTTGTTGGACTCATCGGATCGTCGTCGATATGGGCGAAATCCGCTTTTGGTATCACGGTTCCAGCGAAGGGTCGCGGCGCGGTGATGGTTCCCCAGTCAGGAGCGATGCCGTTGACGCCGAGCAAGTGTCCGATTTCGTGTTTGAAGATTGTCAGCAGGTCGATATCGGCTGCAGCCCCGGTGCCACCTCCGTAGACGCGGCCCGTATTGACGATGCCACCACCGAGATCGTCCGTAAAGGTTGTCAGTGGGCCGTACTCAGAGTTGTCCGTTGGAGAGCTATCTAAAAAGAAAGAGCTGGATCCGTCGTTGTCGATGATGATCTTTCCATAGACGGCTGGCTGGGGCGAGGTGCCGATGGCGAAAGCCGTAGCAATGTTGCCTGGATCGGGGCGGGGTCCCCATCCGTACTGGATGGTAATCGTATGCTCGTCGTCGATTGCTTGCTCCCACCAGGAAGCTGCTGTATCGAAGATCTCAGTGAAAGAGCCGCCACCGACAACCGTGCCCGGTTCAGCGCCGCCGAAGGGAATCGTTCCTCCACCTGCGGCCATGCCGGCTGGGTCAAACGGAGAACCATCACCGATGAACTCGCCCACGATGGTGATGGCTGAGGTCGGCAGAGTTGTTGATGCTGATAAGAAAAGTGTTGCTACCGCGGCGATCCAAGGTCTGGAGGGCCGGGGTTGAAGATACCAGTTCATTAGCTTGCTCCGAGAAAAGAATGCGGTAGGAGGGCAAATTCGGGCTAGACACAGTGTAACGGGGCGTATCGGCGGGTTCCGTTGTTTGCCTCAATCTCCCTCAAATCCGCCTGAAAACCGCTGAAATCAGTCGAAATCAGACGCGATCCCGCGATCGTAAATCGCCCTGCGACAGTTCGGAATTCTTTGGAATCGTGCGGCGGGTTGAGGCAGCCACCTCTCGCTAGGCGTTCGGAATGATCGGGTTGAGAGGGTTGTTCCGCTTAGCGACCTATCTACGGGTGATATACCGCTATCCCGCCCCCCTGCAGTCGTAACGTGAGCTAATGTTTGGTGACGGTCGATTTCCTCCCTGCCCGCCTAGAAATTGCCGTCACTGTGCAGGTGAAAACCACCCGCACAGCGTTCCGTGAGTGTCAGTTTTGTGGAACTGGCGCTTATCGCATTCGTGTTCAAGAGAGCTCGGGAACAACTGTCTGGGCTGACAGCTTCCTTCGAGACTGAGCGCGGAATGTTCACACTCCCAACTCGAAGGGCGCATGATGAAGAGTTCAGAAACCCGTATCCTGCTGATCGATGACGATACTGCCGATGCGTTCGTGACGAGAGAGTCGCTGTCACGAGTCGATAGCCGTCGTTACGAAATCGAGCACGCGGTAAGTCTGCGCGATGCAAAGACGCGTCTCGAAAACTTCGATTACGACGTTATTCTGCTCGACCTGAATCTCCCCGAGTCGCGGGGAATCGATACCCTTCGCCAACTCAAGGGGATTTGCCTCTCAGATACGCCGGTTATCGTGCTAACTGGGCTTGATGATGAGGAAGCCGCTCTACAACTGTTGGCCGACGGAGCTGCTGACTTTATTAGTAAAAAGGACATGCGTTCAGAAACACTGTCACGCTCAATCCAGTACACGCTTCGTCGCCAGCATTTACTGGTCGAACTGCAATCAGCCAATAAGATGCTAAGCGAGAAGAACAATCGCTTGGCGCAGCTCTACAACACTGCCCAACAATTTGTCGACAACGTTTCTCACGAGTTCCGCACGCCGTTGACGGTGATTCGAGAGTTTACCTCGATCGTCCGAGATGGCCTCGACGGACCGGTTACTGAGCGACAGGCTGAGCATCTTGAGAAAGTACTCTACCGGACAGACGATCTCTCGCTGATGGTCGACGACATGCTCGACATCAGCAAGTTGGAAGCCGGGTTGCTCGCGGTCTGGCGACGTCCTTGTTCGGTTGAGGAGCTGATCAACAACGTCGAAGGGATGATTTCCAGTCGTGCGAAGTCGCGTGGAATTGAATTTTCCGTCGATCTTCAAGTCGACTTGCCCGAAGTCTATTGCGATGAAGAGAAGGCTCGCCGCGTGTTGATCAACTTGGCGATCAATGCCATTAAGTTCACGTCGAAAGGTGGGCGAGTCCAGATTTGGGCGAAGCAGGCTGAGGAGAGTTCGGACATCGTCTTAGGTGTCACCGATACCGGGGCCGGTATTAGCAAAGAGAATCTGGAGAGCATCTTCGGTCGCTTCCGCCAGGTTGACTCGGGCATCCATTCTAGTACGAAAGGGTTCGGCCTTGGGTTGAGCATCGCCCGCGAGTTGGTGGACCTGAATCTCGGTGAGATCGACGTACAGAGCGAAGTTGGCAAAGGGAGCACATTCTCTTTCACGCTTCCACAGAACGACCTGACGACGATTGTCGATCGCTATCTTGATCGTCGGATGCAGAAGAGCCCGCAAGGTACTTCCTTGGCACTGGTTCACGCTCAAGCGACCGGGGAAATGGCGTCGTCTGCTGACGCCGTGGTCGATGAGTTTCTTCAGCGTGCGATGTGTGGCAGCGATTTGGCGGTTCGATCAGTTGATCAGAAGTGGATCATCGTTAAGGAGTGTGTCGAGGGTGAATTGCGTGACGCTTTGGCAAAGATCGAAGCCGATTGGCGTGCTTTCAAGCGGAATTGCCCAGGCGTTGAACTGCCTGATATCGCATTCACGGTTGCTGAGACTTGGTGGCTGCCGGAAAGTCGCGCCGAGGTCCGCTCAGGTGCATTGAAGGATTTAGCTACTGAGCCAGAGGAAGTGATCGAATCACCCAAGAGCGACCAGCAGCGGATTCTGGTTGTCGACGACAACGAGGACGTTAGCCGTTGTTTAAGCGTCCGACTGGAAGCGGAAGGCTATGACGTGTCAGCCGCTTACGATGGCGAGGCTGGGTTCGATGCGGCGGTTGAGACGCTACCGGACGCTGTTGTCTTGGATGTCTGCATGCCCAAGAAGGACGGCCTGACCGTGCTTCGCGAGTTGCGACAAAACGACAAGACCAAAGATACGCCGATCGTGATGCTCTCAGCGAGTATTCGTGACCAGCACGGTGCCCTTGAAGCAGGTGCCAACTTTTTCGTGCAGAAGCCGTACGCAGCGCGAGACGTGTTATCGGCGATCAAGACTTCAATGCAACAAGCCCCTAAGTCGAACGAGCGCGAGTGCGTTGCTGTCTAACATTGATTACTCGATTGCCACGCTCAAGAGTTATCAACAAGAATTCAAACTGAGAAATTATCATGTCCCTGAACAGCCTATTGCAGAACAAAACGGTCCTTTTGGTTGACGACGACGACGACTCGCTCCAAGTGATCGGGGCACGTTGTCGTAGTGTTGGGATGGAGGTTTTCACGGCTCGCAATCTTCTGACGGCTCTTGGGCAGGTCGAAAAGCATCGCCCCGATGTGGTCTGCGTTGATGTGAATATGCCGACCGGCAATGGGATTGGCTTTTGCGAGATGCTCGCGAGCGATCCGGCAACCGCTGCGATTCCTCGCATTCTGATCACAGGCGATGTCACCGCAGAGCGAAAGGAAGACGCTCGTCGTTTGAATGCTCCACTCGTACCCAAATCGTTAGACGTTTGGGGGACTTTGCTACCGCACTTGGAACGCGCTGTTTCGGTTGGGCCTGTGAAGGAGAAGCAGCCGGCGAAGGATGCAACACTAGCGAAAACTAAGGCCCCTGGGTCAGAGCGTTCAAGCACCGAGGTTCCTGCGGAATCGATCCTGAAATTTGACCGCGTCTCGCCAGGCGACCCAGAGACTGAAGTCGCCAACGCTCACGAGGTGGAAGTCCGACAGGAAGAGTTGCTTGATAGCGTTTTCGCACTGTTGGGAAGCGAGTTGGAAGAGGACGAATCTAGCGACGAGTTCACTGAAGAAGCAGGGCCGCCGTGGATTCTTTGCATCGACGACGATGCTGACTTTACAGACGCACTACGTTGTCGTCTGGAAGCTCACGGCGTTGCCGTAGTGCGGGCTTTTGACGGGATGGAAGGTTATCGAACGGCGTTCTCGAAGCCTGCCAAGGCGATCATCCTCGACTACGAGATGCCTAATGGACATGGAGACTATGTGCTACGTCGTCTCAAGGAGAATCCGGTGACTGCGGAGATCCCCGTGGTGATGCTAACCGGAAACAAAGACAAAAGCATCAAGAGGAAGCTGATGGCTCTTGGCGCGGCTGCCTACTTCAACAAGCCGGTCCGCTTTGACGAGCTTCGTCGCGAACTAGCAGAGCATGTCGAGATCTTGGGTGAACCGCTGTTGAGCGGATCGAGTAGCTAGTTGCGGACGATTTTAGAATTGGGCTGGGAATTGAAGTCTGGGAATTGAAGGGGCGTGCGACTGGTCGCACAAGAAAGTGGCATCTGATAACGCTATTACTGTTCTCGTCGTCGAAGACGATCCTGTGGATCGCCACGCACTAGGGCGCGCTCTTGATGGCTCGCCGTTGGAGTTTGAGCTGCTTGAAGCCGAGACACTCGCGGAAGGAATCGCTTCTTTGCGAGCCAATCGTGTTGACGTGGTCATGTTGGATCTTGGATTACCTGACGGCGATGGGCTCGTCAACTTGGCAGCGATTCAAGAGGCTGATCCACGTGTCCCTGTGGTGATTCTCTCCGGTCGTGTCGACGAAAGTATCGCGCTGGAAGCGGTCAAGGCGGGGGCTCAGGACTTCGTCAACAAAGTGGATTTGACGACCGAGTCCGCGGTGCGGGTGATCTCGTACGCCATTGAACGCAAGCTGACCGAGACCCGGCTTCGCGAAGGCGTCTCAGAACTCGAGCATGCCGCCCAAGTTGATCCACTAACGGGCTTGCTGAATCGGCGTGCCTTCTTGCAGCATTTGGATCGCGTCGAGCAGAAGAGCCGTTCCGAGCGACTCCCCGTGAGTTGCGCGATGCTCGACATCGATTACTTTAAGCACGTCAACGATACTTACGGGCATCCGATCGGGGACGAGGCCCTGCGAATCGTTGCCAGCCTGCTGCTTCATGAATCACGCGCCGGAGACTTGGTGTGTCGTTTCGGTGGCGAAGAGTTTTGCGTCATCCTCCTGAACACCGATGAACGGGCCGCCTTTGCTTGGGCGGATCGGGTACGCAAAACACTGGCGGAGACCATCGTTAAGACGCAGCGGTGCGATCTTCAAGTCACGGTTAGCCTGGGGGTTGCCCAGGCCTCGCGCGACATCAATGCGCTTAGCGAATTGGTCGACAAAGCCGACCAGGCTTTGCTCGCTTCGAAACAGCGCGGCAGAAACCGTGTGACGACTTATTCCGAAGTTCTTAGCAGCCGTGAAGTTGTGACCGAGGTTGCTACCGATGAAACGGACCGGACGACTCTTGGCGAATTGGCATACTCGCCGATTTCGTGTTTGTTGCTGACGGACGAGATCAGTCGTGCCGCCGACCGTCTGCTGGAGCTACGGGTACCAGCCATGCCGGTCGTGGATGGGGCGGGACGTTTCGTGGGGCTGGTTTCCGAGAAAGAGCTCTTACAAGCGATCCCCGAAGATGGGCATTGGTGTGGCACGATCGAGAAGATCGTTGATCGCACGGCGATGGGCTTTCCTAGTGATGCGAAGCTGAGCTTTGTGCGCGAGTTCATGATTCGAACGCAAACGGCGCAAGTTGCGGTCGTTTTAGAGCAGCGTCCCATTGGGCTGCTGACTCTTGAAGATCTTTTGAAGCGTCAGCGAGATGCTCAGACAGCGCATCGTTTGGTTGAAGCCGTCTAGAGTATCACCCGCGGGCTTACGCCTCGCGGCTCTGAGTGCTTTCACCTACTCTTCGGCGATGACGACTTTTTCGATCTTGTCGCCTTGCTCGATCGCATCGACGACCGACTGCCCTTCACCGAGTACCTTGCCGAAGACCGTGTGTTTGCCATCGAGCCATGGTGTGGGGACGTGCGTGATGAAGAACTGTGAGCCGTTGGTGTTGGGGCCGGAATTCGCCATCGAGAGAATGCCAGGCTGGTCGTGCTTTAGGTCGGCGACGAACTCATCCTCAAATTGATAACCAGGTCCGCCCGTGCCGGTGCCCTGCGGGCAGCCTCCCTGGATCATGAAGTCTTCAATCACGCGGTGGAAGTTCAAGCCGTCGTAGAAGCCATCGTTGGCGAGCTTCTCGAAGTTTGCCACGGTTTTCGGGGTTTGATCCTCAAACAGTTCGAGGCGAATCTCGCCCTTGCTGGTGGTAAAAGTGGCGGTCTTCATGGCTTGGGTTTCCTCTGCGCGGGGCTTGTTGTGCGTACCAATCACACAACATCGCAAGCCGTGCCAGAGTTTTCAACCCCCTGTGCAGCGCCGTAAGTTAGACGCCGAGCTTGCTCGGCGCTCGGCTATATGATCGAAGCCAGCGCCGAGCAAGCTCGGCGGCTAAACGTGCGGGCACAGGATGAACCCGGTTCCTAGAGGAGTGGCTCTAGGGCTACGTTCGCAACGTCTGGCTCATGGCCGCTGCCACGGGGACGAACAGTAGCAGCGGTGCCCACGCCGCTAGGACTGGGCGGATCATGCCCAGATCGCCAAGCGAGCGGCAACCGAGCGTCACGAGGGAGAAGAGAGTCGCCACCAGTAAGCAGATGCCGATCGAAAGAAAGACGTTGCGGTTGCGTCGCGAGAACATCAGCGGCAGCCCCAGCATCAGGAGCGTTCCATCCATCAGTGGTTGGACCGCCCGCGAGTGCACCGCTACCTGAACGTCAGGGCCAAGGTCCGTGCTCGGGTGGTGCAGTTCTTCGATCAACTCTCGAGAGGAAGAATAGTTCCGCCAGTTGGAGCCGTTGGCCAGCATCGCGAATGAGAGTTCAGAGACGACAAACACCTCGTCTTCAGCCAGCCAACTCCCATCCTTTGGCGTGACGATCACGGGTCGGTCTTCCAGGGTCAGCGTCCGCTGGTTCGTGATTTGGCTGGGGGTTGTAACTCCTTTGAGAAAGTAACCCGCGGGTCGGTTGCCCTCAGCAGGTGAAAACACGGCACTCTCGGCGACTAGGCGTCTCCCGTATTTCGCGAGTTGTCCTTCGAGGATGAACGTCGGTCGGATGATGCGTTGCTCGGCGGTGATCACTTTCTCACCGCCGATGAGAATGTCTGTCTGACTGTCGAAACGCGCTTCCAGGGGTCGCGCGTTAACGCCTCCCAGGTCTTTGCTGTCGGTGGTCAGCTCGTCTCGAAGGGAAGGGATGACGAATTCTCGATTGGCCGCTGCCGCGAGACTTACCACCGCTACGCAGACCAAAAGTGGACGCAGGATACGGTACTTCGAGATCCCCGCAGCCATCATGGCTGTCATCTCTTGATAACGCTGCAGCCAAGTCACCGTGAACATCGCGGCGATCATTGCCAAGATTCCGCTGGTTCGATCGAAGAAGTCGAGGCTGCGGTAGGCGTAATACTCCGCGATAATTTTGAAGAGGCTGCCCCCGGTTTCCTTCGCATGCGAGGAAAAGTGATCGAGGTGCCCGAAAGCATCGATCACGATGTACAGCCCCGTCAGGCTCATAAAGCAGATCGCAAAGATCTGTACGAATTGCCTGAGAAGGTAACGGTTGAGAATGAACATAGCGGCAGGAGCGTACTAGCAGACGAATCTGGAGGAAACGGCACTTTCGAGCGTTTCGTTTCGCTATAATCGTGGGTGCTAGCATCCTTGGAAGCATTCATGCAATGACTCAGTTACTCGATCGGCTACCGGGCCTCTTCGAAGAATTCCGCAGGCGTTCTTTGGACTTGGTCTTCCCGCCGACTTGTCTCGCTTGTGAAGCGGACCTCACGTCTGATTTCTGGGAAGCGGAAGGAGGATTGCTCTGCGGTGCCTGTCGTCGCCAGATCGTTCTGCTGCAAGAGCCTCTTTGCCCGGTTTGTGCCTCTCCAGTTCCGGAAGCTGGAGGAGTCCGACTCGACTGTGGTGTCTGTCGCAATAATAAGCCACGGTTTGATCGAACGATCGCTTTGGGAGAGTACGAAGGCTTATTGAGAGACCTGATTCTGCGGATGAAATCGGAGACGCGGAAACTCGTCGCTAGGAGCCTATTGGCTTTCGCATGGAAAGAGCGACACCAGGAACTCCGTGACCTAGGAGTCGACGCGATTTGTGCCGTGCCGACGCATTTGATCCGCCAGTGGCAACGAGGCGTGAACGGCCCTCACGTCCTAGCCTCCGCACTTTCGAAGGAATTGGGAGTTCCGTTTGCCAGCAAGCTGCTGTACCGAAAAAGCAACACACCGCCCCAAGCCGGTTTGAGTCGGGCAGCTCGCTCGCGCAATATTCGGGGGGAGATTCTCGTCAGAAATCGCTTAATGAAGAAGTTCCAGCATGTCTTGCTCGTCGACGACGTCCTGACGACGGGGGCCACGGCTAACGAATGCGCGAAGGTCCTCAAGCGAGCGGGAATCGCTAGGGTTTCGGTATTCGTCCTAGGTCGAACTCCTGACTTGGGCTGAGTTCCTAGGAGGATGTGAAATGGAGGCTTGGTGGGCAGGTTCGCCTTGTATCTGAGGCCGGGAAAGAGAGAATAGCTAGCATGGATGCGAATGATCTTCCCTTGAAGAATCTGCCTGACGGCAAGAAACGACCGATGGATCCGTTTCGGCGGGCGGTGGTGCGTGGCTTGGCGGTGTTGCTTCCGCCGTTGCTGACGATCGTCATTTTCTTGTGGATCGCCAACACGGTTGCCAATTATCTGCTGCTTCCCTTGGAGTCGCTGGCTCGTTGGGGTTTCAACCGGCATTACGAAAAGGGAGTGATCTCCGCGGAAGATTTGCCGGGCATTGCGACGGTTGATAAGGAGGGGCGTGTCCTCATCAAAGATACGCTCTACCAGAGGACTGGC
The genomic region above belongs to Lacipirellulaceae bacterium and contains:
- a CDS encoding sulfatase-like hydrolase/transferase yields the protein MLAFLSRISCCLLPLFLLHVSATVANEGSERPNVICILSDDQGWADIGYNNPKVYSPHLDSLASGGVTFTKHYVTPQCTPTRVALMTGRYPSRFGRPALEANNEPAFPKGTPTLATMFQQAGYRTYLAGKWHLGSYAAHGPNHFGFESSYGSLTGAVGMYDHRYRAGKFGETWHRDHQLIEGAENGVHATDLVTDEAIRVIGLDEEEPFFLYLPFHSVHTPLDERGKFVDRPTQLDPENPERWLDEEEIPWFNDPAGKIQSEPDPEKRLLLAAVHHLDDSIGRIVAALEKTGKREDTLILFSSDNGPQGSWGGNAYPDDLKLTDFNQPLPFRGKKVDVWEGGIHVPAFANWRGRVQPREVADAVHIVDWFPTLCGLLGSEPPTEIEWDGVNILSAILAGEPTPSRDFYWVWGRRTNRWALRFGDWKIVKYGKSAPASESDWQLFHLENDPKESNDVSKGHPEIVKSLHARFLKHRMKDSE
- a CDS encoding response regulator, whose protein sequence is MSLNSLLQNKTVLLVDDDDDSLQVIGARCRSVGMEVFTARNLLTALGQVEKHRPDVVCVDVNMPTGNGIGFCEMLASDPATAAIPRILITGDVTAERKEDARRLNAPLVPKSLDVWGTLLPHLERAVSVGPVKEKQPAKDATLAKTKAPGSERSSTEVPAESILKFDRVSPGDPETEVANAHEVEVRQEELLDSVFALLGSELEEDESSDEFTEEAGPPWILCIDDDADFTDALRCRLEAHGVAVVRAFDGMEGYRTAFSKPAKAIILDYEMPNGHGDYVLRRLKENPVTAEIPVVMLTGNKDKSIKRKLMALGAAAYFNKPVRFDELRRELAEHVEILGEPLLSGSSS
- a CDS encoding ComF family protein encodes the protein MTQLLDRLPGLFEEFRRRSLDLVFPPTCLACEADLTSDFWEAEGGLLCGACRRQIVLLQEPLCPVCASPVPEAGGVRLDCGVCRNNKPRFDRTIALGEYEGLLRDLILRMKSETRKLVARSLLAFAWKERHQELRDLGVDAICAVPTHLIRQWQRGVNGPHVLASALSKELGVPFASKLLYRKSNTPPQAGLSRAARSRNIRGEILVRNRLMKKFQHVLLVDDVLTTGATANECAKVLKRAGIARVSVFVLGRTPDLG
- a CDS encoding diguanylate cyclase, which produces MASDNAITVLVVEDDPVDRHALGRALDGSPLEFELLEAETLAEGIASLRANRVDVVMLDLGLPDGDGLVNLAAIQEADPRVPVVILSGRVDESIALEAVKAGAQDFVNKVDLTTESAVRVISYAIERKLTETRLREGVSELEHAAQVDPLTGLLNRRAFLQHLDRVEQKSRSERLPVSCAMLDIDYFKHVNDTYGHPIGDEALRIVASLLLHESRAGDLVCRFGGEEFCVILLNTDERAAFAWADRVRKTLAETIVKTQRCDLQVTVSLGVAQASRDINALSELVDKADQALLASKQRGRNRVTTYSEVLSSREVVTEVATDETDRTTLGELAYSPISCLLLTDEISRAADRLLELRVPAMPVVDGAGRFVGLVSEKELLQAIPEDGHWCGTIEKIVDRTAMGFPSDAKLSFVREFMIRTQTAQVAVVLEQRPIGLLTLEDLLKRQRDAQTAHRLVEAV
- a CDS encoding peptidylprolyl isomerase; the encoded protein is MKTATFTTSKGEIRLELFEDQTPKTVANFEKLANDGFYDGLNFHRVIEDFMIQGGCPQGTGTGGPGYQFEDEFVADLKHDQPGILSMANSGPNTNGSQFFITHVPTPWLDGKHTVFGKVLGEGQSVVDAIEQGDKIEKVVIAEE
- a CDS encoding LptF/LptG family permease, with amino-acid sequence MFILNRYLLRQFVQIFAICFMSLTGLYIVIDAFGHLDHFSSHAKETGGSLFKIIAEYYAYRSLDFFDRTSGILAMIAAMFTVTWLQRYQEMTAMMAAGISKYRILRPLLVCVAVVSLAAAANREFVIPSLRDELTTDSKDLGGVNARPLEARFDSQTDILIGGEKVITAEQRIIRPTFILEGQLAKYGRRLVAESAVFSPAEGNRPAGYFLKGVTTPSQITNQRTLTLEDRPVIVTPKDGSWLAEDEVFVVSELSFAMLANGSNWRNYSSSRELIEELHHPSTDLGPDVQVAVHSRAVQPLMDGTLLMLGLPLMFSRRNRNVFLSIGICLLVATLFSLVTLGCRSLGDLGMIRPVLAAWAPLLLFVPVAAAMSQTLRT
- a CDS encoding response regulator, translating into MKSSETRILLIDDDTADAFVTRESLSRVDSRRYEIEHAVSLRDAKTRLENFDYDVILLDLNLPESRGIDTLRQLKGICLSDTPVIVLTGLDDEEAALQLLADGAADFISKKDMRSETLSRSIQYTLRRQHLLVELQSANKMLSEKNNRLAQLYNTAQQFVDNVSHEFRTPLTVIREFTSIVRDGLDGPVTERQAEHLEKVLYRTDDLSLMVDDMLDISKLEAGLLAVWRRPCSVEELINNVEGMISSRAKSRGIEFSVDLQVDLPEVYCDEEKARRVLINLAINAIKFTSKGGRVQIWAKQAEESSDIVLGVTDTGAGISKENLESIFGRFRQVDSGIHSSTKGFGLGLSIARELVDLNLGEIDVQSEVGKGSTFSFTLPQNDLTTIVDRYLDRRMQKSPQGTSLALVHAQATGEMASSADAVVDEFLQRAMCGSDLAVRSVDQKWIIVKECVEGELRDALAKIEADWRAFKRNCPGVELPDIAFTVAETWWLPESRAEVRSGALKDLATEPEEVIESPKSDQQRILVVDDNEDVSRCLSVRLEAEGYDVSAAYDGEAGFDAAVETLPDAVVLDVCMPKKDGLTVLRELRQNDKTKDTPIVMLSASIRDQHGALEAGANFFVQKPYAARDVLSAIKTSMQQAPKSNERECVAV